A genome region from Solanum pennellii chromosome 12, SPENNV200 includes the following:
- the LOC107005747 gene encoding uncharacterized protein LOC107005747 — MDPWKDLTGKVVMVTGASSGIGLEFCIDLAKAGCRIIAAARRVDKLKSLCDQINSNSEGTPRAIAIELDVAADSATIESAVKIAWDAFGRIDALVNNAGVRGSVSSSVELAEEEWNNTYNTNLRGAWMVSKYVCKHMIDAKQGGGSVINITSMAGLNRIAVPGTTAYATSKMALDMVTKIMAIELGGENIRLNSISPGVFKSEITESLVEQKWFHKFLYKTLPTRYLGTTDPGLTSLIRYLIHDSSEYVTGNVFIVDGGASLPGVPIFSSL, encoded by the exons ATGGACCCATGGAAAGACCTAACCGGGAAAGTAGTGATGGTGACCGGAGCATCATCGGGAATCGGGCTAGAGTTCTGTATCGATTTAGCCAAAGCCGGTTGCAGAATCATCGCTGCTGCTCGTCGTGTTGACAAGCTGAAATCTCTCTGCGACCAAATTAACAGTAATTCAGAGGGAACCCCTCGTGCGATCGCCATCGAACTTGACGTTGCTGCTGATAGTGCTACAATTGAATCCGCTGTAAAAATAGCTTGGGATGCCTTTGGACGTATCGATGCCTTGGTTAACAATGCAGGCGTAAGAG GGAGCGTGAGCTCTTCAGTGGAATTGGCAGAGGAGGAATGGAACAACACATATAACACGAATCTACGAGGGGCATGGATGGTTTCGAAATATGTATGTAAGCATATGATCGATGCCAAACAGGGCGGAGGATCTGTTATTAACATCACTTCGATGGCTGGTTTAAATCGTATAGCAGTACCAGGAACTACTGCTTACGCTACTTCAAAGATGGCTCTAGACATGGTTACTAAG ATAATGGCGATTGAATTGGGTGGAGAGAATATCAGGTTGAACTCGATATCGCCAGGAGTTTTCAAATCAGAGATAACAGAGAGCCTAGTTGAACAGAAATGGTTTCATAAGTTTCTTTATAAAACACTTCCTACTAGATATCTTGGAACGACAGATCCAGGTTTAACCTCTCTCATTCGATACTTAATTCATGATTCTTCTGAGTATGTAACGGGTAATGTTTTCATCGTCGATGGTGGAGCTAGCTTACCAGGCGTCCCCATTTTCTCATCACTCTAG